A single Sphingomonas sp. OV641 DNA region contains:
- a CDS encoding response regulator produces the protein MSSFSDTQGDGRYTILVSDDDPGVRRALQLLLRSRGYCVCSYTSGSALLADSRAKRANCLIVDYRMPDIDGFSILRQLRSLGWSGCSIMISGFHDEVLARRAADAGFDHMITKPLRSRLLLEAIGRHRRLSSNE, from the coding sequence ATGTCTTCGTTTTCTGACACACAAGGTGATGGGCGCTACACCATCCTCGTCTCCGACGACGACCCGGGTGTTCGGCGTGCCCTTCAGCTTCTCCTTAGATCCCGTGGCTACTGCGTCTGTAGCTATACAAGTGGTAGCGCGCTTTTGGCCGATTCGCGTGCCAAGCGAGCCAATTGCCTGATTGTTGATTATCGCATGCCGGACATTGATGGCTTTTCGATCCTGCGCCAACTCCGATCGCTGGGCTGGTCCGGATGCTCCATCATGATTTCGGGCTTCCATGACGAGGTTCTCGCCCGCCGCGCTGCCGACGCGGGCTTTGATCACATGATCACTAAACCACTAAGGAGCCGTCTACTCCTCGAGGCAATCGGCCGTCACAGACGCCTCTCGTCGAATGAGTAA
- the adhP gene encoding alcohol dehydrogenase AdhP yields the protein MAKTMKAAVVREFGKPLVIEEAPIPAVGPGQILVKIAATGVCHTDLHAAEGDWPVKPNPPFIPGHEGVGHVAAVGAGVTHVKEGDRVGVPWLYTACGHCVHCLGGWETLCHEQQNTGYSVNGSFAEYVLADPNYVGHLPDNVDFLDIAPILCAGVTVYKGLKATEARPGEWVVVSGIGGLGHMAVQYARAMGLNVAAVDIDDSKLDLATRLGATLTVNARNEDPSAALKKAIGGAHGALVTAVSPKAFQQALGMVRRGGTVALNGLPPGDFPLSIFDTVLNGITVRGSIVGTRLDLLEALAFAGEGKVKATVHADRLENINDVFSRMHHGDIEGRIVLDLA from the coding sequence ATGGCGAAAACCATGAAGGCGGCGGTCGTCCGCGAATTCGGCAAGCCCCTGGTCATCGAGGAGGCGCCGATCCCGGCGGTCGGCCCCGGGCAGATCCTGGTCAAGATTGCGGCAACCGGCGTGTGCCATACCGACCTGCACGCGGCAGAAGGAGACTGGCCGGTCAAGCCCAACCCGCCCTTCATTCCTGGCCATGAAGGCGTCGGGCATGTCGCCGCCGTCGGTGCAGGCGTCACCCATGTGAAGGAAGGCGACCGGGTCGGTGTGCCCTGGCTCTACACCGCCTGCGGGCACTGCGTGCATTGCCTGGGTGGCTGGGAGACGCTTTGCCACGAACAGCAGAACACCGGCTATTCGGTCAATGGCAGCTTTGCCGAATATGTCCTCGCCGATCCCAACTATGTTGGTCACCTTCCCGACAATGTCGACTTCCTCGACATTGCGCCGATCCTCTGCGCGGGCGTCACCGTCTACAAGGGATTGAAGGCCACCGAGGCCCGACCCGGCGAGTGGGTGGTCGTCTCCGGCATTGGCGGGCTCGGCCACATGGCGGTGCAATATGCCCGAGCCATGGGTCTCAATGTGGCCGCGGTCGACATCGACGATAGCAAGCTCGACCTCGCTACACGCCTTGGCGCCACACTGACGGTCAACGCGCGCAACGAGGACCCTTCGGCAGCGCTCAAGAAAGCCATTGGCGGCGCGCACGGGGCGCTGGTGACCGCCGTTTCGCCCAAGGCGTTCCAGCAGGCGCTCGGCATGGTCCGGCGCGGCGGCACGGTCGCGCTCAACGGCCTGCCGCCGGGCGACTTCCCGTTGTCGATCTTCGACACCGTGCTGAACGGCATTACCGTGCGCGGCTCGATCGTTGGCACGCGGCTCGATCTGCTCGAGGCACTGGCGTTCGCCGGCGAGGGCAAGGTCAAGGCCACGGTCCATGCGGACAGGCTCGAGAACATCAACGACGTCTTCTCCCGCATGCATCATGGCGACATCGAGGGCCGGATCGTCCTCGACCTCGCCTGA
- a CDS encoding aldehyde dehydrogenase family protein: protein MFEKAIGTINAAASFRHRYDNFIGGRWSAPASGEYFADTSPINGAQIAEFALSTPEDVERALDAAHAAKDQWARIAPAERARILNRVADRLEDNLELLALAETIDNGKPIRETRAADVPLAIDHFRYFAGCIRAEEGGISTIDADTIAYHFREPLGVVGQIIPWNFPLLMAAWKIAPALAAGNCTVIKPASQTPLTLLMFAELTADILPPGVLNVVTGPGRTVGQAIAANPRIAKVSFTGETVTGKQIMHAAADHLIPQTMELGGKSPNIFMADVLDDDDAFFDKALEGFTLFAFNKGEVCTCPSRALIHESIFDRFIERAVARVAAIRQGDPLDPSVQVGAQASEDQLHKILGYIDIGKAEGAQCLVGGARALPGGALDQGYFVQPTVFVGQNHMRIFQEEIFGPVLSVTTFKTVEEAIALANDTAYGLGAGVWTRSGNTAYRLGRAIEAGRVWTNCYHQYPAHAAFGGYKASGFGRENHRMMLDHYQQTKNLLVSYDEHALGLF from the coding sequence ATGTTCGAGAAGGCGATCGGGACCATTAACGCGGCGGCCTCCTTCCGACACCGCTATGATAATTTCATCGGTGGTCGATGGAGCGCTCCTGCGAGCGGCGAGTATTTCGCGGACACGAGCCCGATCAATGGCGCCCAGATCGCCGAGTTCGCGCTGTCGACGCCGGAAGATGTCGAGCGCGCGCTCGATGCGGCGCACGCCGCCAAGGATCAATGGGCAAGGATCGCGCCCGCCGAACGCGCCAGGATTCTCAATCGCGTCGCCGACCGGCTCGAAGACAATCTGGAGTTGCTGGCACTTGCCGAGACGATCGACAATGGCAAGCCGATCCGCGAGACGCGCGCTGCCGACGTGCCGCTCGCGATCGACCATTTCCGCTACTTCGCCGGCTGCATCCGGGCGGAGGAAGGCGGCATCTCGACGATCGATGCGGACACCATCGCCTATCATTTCCGCGAGCCGCTCGGCGTCGTCGGCCAGATCATCCCGTGGAACTTCCCGCTGCTGATGGCGGCGTGGAAGATCGCCCCGGCGCTGGCGGCGGGCAACTGCACCGTCATCAAACCCGCATCCCAGACGCCGCTCACCTTGCTGATGTTCGCCGAGCTCACCGCCGACATCCTGCCGCCCGGCGTGCTCAATGTCGTTACCGGCCCGGGACGGACCGTCGGCCAGGCGATCGCCGCCAATCCGCGCATCGCCAAGGTCTCGTTCACCGGCGAGACCGTCACCGGCAAGCAGATCATGCATGCGGCCGCCGACCATCTGATCCCCCAGACTATGGAGCTTGGCGGCAAGTCGCCGAACATCTTCATGGCGGACGTGCTCGACGACGACGATGCCTTCTTCGACAAGGCGCTCGAAGGCTTTACTTTGTTCGCGTTCAACAAGGGCGAGGTCTGCACCTGCCCGTCGCGTGCGCTGATCCATGAGTCGATCTTCGACCGCTTCATCGAGCGCGCCGTGGCGCGCGTCGCCGCGATCCGCCAGGGCGATCCGCTCGACCCCTCGGTCCAGGTCGGCGCGCAGGCGTCGGAGGACCAGCTCCACAAGATCCTGGGCTATATCGATATCGGCAAGGCCGAGGGCGCGCAGTGTCTGGTCGGTGGCGCCAGGGCGCTGCCGGGCGGTGCGCTCGACCAGGGCTATTTCGTGCAGCCGACGGTGTTCGTGGGTCAGAACCACATGCGCATCTTCCAGGAGGAGATCTTCGGTCCCGTCCTGTCGGTCACCACCTTCAAGACGGTCGAGGAGGCGATCGCACTTGCCAACGACACCGCCTACGGTCTTGGCGCGGGCGTCTGGACCCGGAGCGGCAACACCGCCTACCGGCTCGGCCGCGCGATCGAGGCCGGGCGGGTCTGGACCAACTGCTATCATCAGTACCCCGCCCATGCCGCCTTCGGCGGATACAAGGCGTCGGGCTTCGGGCGTGAAAATCACCGGATGATGCTCGACCATTATCAGCAGACCAAGAACCTGCTCGTCTCCTATGACGAGCACGCGCTCGGCCTGTTCTGA
- a CDS encoding copper resistance system multicopper oxidase, with protein MSPLHIRPIARRRFVQGLAIGGAVAGFAPALLARSAPTLPAELSGTEFDLEIAELPVNFTGKRRIATAVNGSVPAPVLRLREGDTVTLRVRNGLKEMSSIHWHGIIVPAEMDGVPGISFAGIAPGETFTYRFEVRQSGTYWYHAHTLAEQTGLYGAIIVEPKQVPVARAPDRDYCIVLSDWSDEPPLQIFLNLKKQSSYYNFAQPTAGDFLKDVGTMGLGKALERRRMWNSSRMNPTDYSDVSAATYTYLMNGAPPAGNWTGIAAPGERVRLRFVGAGTATFFDVRIPGVELTVVSTDGQPVEPVTVEEFRIGPGETYDVEFTMPEGGARTIFAQAIDRSGYARGTIAPAPGMAAAVPPLEARTWLEPVDMMGAMATMGAMGGDAHAGHGMTEMAARARHARTEYGANTDMRVDYPRTNLDDPGAGLRGRGWRVLTLADLRTPGGDPDPREPERDIELHLTGNMERFIWSLDGIKLNDSRPLHFKPNERLRVTFVNDTMMAHPMHLHGMWSDVEGPDGAFQVRKHTVVVQPAQRVSFRVTADAMGRWAFHCHLLYHMAAGMFREVVVA; from the coding sequence ATGTCTCCCTTACATATCCGGCCGATCGCGCGGCGCCGTTTCGTCCAGGGGCTGGCGATCGGCGGCGCGGTCGCCGGTTTCGCCCCGGCGCTTCTCGCGCGATCCGCACCAACCTTGCCCGCTGAGCTGAGCGGGACCGAGTTCGACCTCGAGATCGCCGAGCTGCCGGTCAACTTCACCGGCAAACGCCGTATCGCGACCGCCGTGAACGGCAGCGTGCCCGCGCCGGTCCTGCGCCTGCGCGAAGGCGACACGGTCACGCTGCGCGTACGCAACGGCCTCAAGGAGATGTCGAGCATCCATTGGCACGGCATCATCGTGCCGGCGGAGATGGACGGCGTGCCCGGCATCAGCTTTGCCGGCATCGCGCCGGGCGAGACCTTCACCTATCGCTTCGAGGTCCGCCAGAGCGGAACCTACTGGTATCACGCTCACACGCTCGCCGAGCAGACGGGACTCTATGGAGCGATCATCGTGGAGCCAAAACAGGTGCCGGTGGCGCGGGCGCCCGATCGCGACTATTGCATCGTGCTCAGCGACTGGTCGGACGAGCCGCCGTTGCAGATCTTCCTCAATCTCAAGAAGCAGAGCAGCTACTATAATTTTGCGCAGCCGACCGCCGGCGATTTCCTCAAGGATGTCGGCACCATGGGCTTGGGCAAGGCGCTCGAGCGGCGGCGGATGTGGAACAGCTCGCGGATGAACCCGACCGACTACAGCGATGTCTCTGCCGCGACCTACACCTATCTGATGAACGGCGCGCCGCCCGCCGGCAACTGGACCGGTATCGCCGCGCCCGGCGAGCGCGTGCGCCTGCGCTTCGTCGGCGCGGGGACGGCGACGTTCTTCGACGTGCGGATCCCCGGGGTCGAGCTGACGGTCGTATCGACCGACGGGCAGCCGGTCGAGCCGGTCACGGTCGAGGAATTCCGGATCGGCCCGGGCGAGACCTACGACGTCGAGTTCACCATGCCCGAGGGCGGCGCCCGCACCATCTTCGCGCAGGCGATCGATCGGAGCGGCTATGCGCGTGGCACGATCGCACCGGCCCCGGGCATGGCGGCAGCCGTGCCGCCGCTCGAGGCCCGGACCTGGCTCGAGCCGGTCGACATGATGGGCGCGATGGCGACGATGGGCGCAATGGGAGGCGACGCGCATGCCGGGCACGGCATGACCGAGATGGCGGCCAGGGCACGGCACGCCCGCACCGAATATGGCGCCAATACCGACATGCGCGTCGACTATCCGCGCACCAATCTCGACGATCCCGGCGCCGGGCTGCGCGGGCGCGGCTGGCGCGTGCTGACGCTGGCCGATCTGCGCACGCCGGGCGGCGATCCCGACCCGCGCGAGCCCGAGCGCGACATCGAGCTGCATCTGACGGGCAATATGGAACGGTTCATCTGGTCGCTCGACGGCATCAAGCTCAACGATTCCAGGCCGCTTCATTTCAAGCCAAACGAGCGGCTGCGCGTCACCTTCGTCAACGACACGATGATGGCGCATCCGATGCATCTGCACGGCATGTGGAGCGATGTCGAAGGCCCGGACGGCGCCTTCCAGGTCCGCAAGCATACGGTCGTGGTCCAGCCCGCCCAGCGGGTGAGCTTCCGCGTCACCGCCGACGCCATGGGCCGATGGGCCTTCCACTGCCATCTGCTCTATCACATGGCGGCCGGCATGTTCCGGGAGGTGGTGGTCGCATGA
- a CDS encoding multicopper oxidase family protein gives MTFLSRRTVLAGGGLLLGAACTRRFATPDQAGTLPIPRLLDARDHGQRIGLRAQEGETTFFPGRRSATMGYNGSYLGPTLRVHRGDDVTVTVSNNLSADTTVHWHGLLVPGELDGSPHQTISPGETWRPTLPIRQPAATLFYHSHAHGRTAEQVYAGLAGLLFVTDEEEQGLGLPSDYGVDDLPILIQDRQFVDGRLVLPAGMMVALDGRRGNVILVNGAYNPRADVPRSLVRLRLVNGSNARTYDLSFSDGRAFYWIGTEGGLLEKSVELQSLTLASGQRAEILVDFSDGKPVSLVSAPDQSTLRMHGMGMMHRHEASENNAGDETVLTFSPRLASSKRGSTTLPLLLASRAVPDPATVVARRRLVLNMRLGGMMDSDEEPLTINHRRFDIDRIDEEVELGAVEIWKVSGQKMAHPFHIHGVHFDVLRRDGEEPDLLDQGPRDTIVVDEPVELLIRFDQPASKAPFLFHCHILEHEDEGMMGQFSVT, from the coding sequence ATGACTTTTCTGAGCCGGCGAACTGTCTTGGCGGGCGGAGGCCTCCTGCTGGGGGCGGCATGCACGCGCAGATTTGCGACGCCGGACCAAGCAGGCACGCTGCCCATTCCTCGCCTGTTAGATGCACGCGACCATGGGCAGAGAATTGGACTGAGGGCGCAGGAAGGGGAAACCACTTTCTTCCCAGGGCGGCGGAGCGCCACCATGGGATACAACGGAAGCTATCTCGGCCCGACTCTGCGGGTACATCGCGGGGACGACGTGACGGTGACTGTCAGCAACAATCTGTCTGCTGATACCACGGTTCACTGGCACGGGCTGCTCGTACCGGGAGAGCTGGACGGCAGCCCCCACCAGACCATTAGTCCAGGCGAGACTTGGCGTCCGACGCTGCCGATCCGTCAGCCGGCGGCCACTCTCTTTTATCATTCGCATGCACACGGCCGAACGGCGGAGCAGGTCTATGCAGGCCTAGCGGGATTGCTCTTCGTCACCGACGAGGAAGAGCAAGGTCTCGGTTTGCCTTCGGATTACGGCGTCGACGATCTACCAATCTTGATCCAGGATCGGCAGTTCGTGGATGGCCGTCTGGTGTTACCGGCGGGCATGATGGTGGCGCTGGACGGGAGGCGGGGCAACGTTATTCTCGTAAACGGCGCGTACAACCCGCGAGCAGACGTTCCCAGAAGCTTAGTGCGGCTGCGGCTCGTAAATGGTTCGAATGCCCGGACTTACGATCTTTCGTTCAGCGACGGACGAGCCTTTTATTGGATCGGCACCGAGGGCGGCCTTTTGGAAAAGTCCGTTGAATTGCAGTCCCTCACTCTGGCCTCCGGTCAGCGGGCTGAGATCTTGGTGGACTTCAGCGATGGCAAACCGGTCTCGTTGGTATCGGCTCCGGACCAAAGCACCCTCAGGATGCATGGCATGGGCATGATGCATCGGCACGAGGCTAGCGAAAACAACGCAGGGGATGAAACTGTCCTCACATTTTCACCGCGCTTGGCATCGAGTAAGCGAGGTAGCACCACGCTTCCGCTCCTCCTGGCGTCCCGCGCGGTGCCAGATCCGGCGACGGTCGTCGCACGGCGACGTCTGGTGCTCAACATGAGGCTGGGAGGTATGATGGATAGCGACGAAGAGCCGCTAACGATCAACCACAGGCGATTCGATATTGATCGCATCGATGAGGAAGTCGAGCTTGGCGCCGTCGAGATATGGAAAGTCTCCGGGCAGAAAATGGCCCATCCCTTCCACATTCATGGAGTGCACTTCGACGTGCTACGTCGCGATGGCGAGGAACCAGATCTTCTTGATCAGGGGCCACGTGACACCATCGTCGTGGACGAACCGGTCGAGTTATTAATCCGCTTCGACCAGCCTGCTTCAAAAGCGCCCTTCCTGTTCCATTGCCATATCCTGGAGCACGAGGACGAAGGCATGATGGGTCAGTTTTCCGTGACGTAG
- a CDS encoding response regulator transcription factor, with protein MGDRRIIHLVDDEESIRKAASFALKTAGYDVIAYTSGVEFLRTAKSAEVGCVILDVRMPEMDGLQVQTTMAARGINMPVIVLTGHGDVSVAVQAMKGGAIDFLEKPFEKAALLEAVRRAFARLDDVDLRALESSEAEVRVAALTPREQEVLEGLANGLPNKTIAYDLGCSSRTVEVHRASLMAKLEVRNLSEALRIAFAAGFGRKT; from the coding sequence ATGGGGGATAGACGCATCATTCATCTGGTCGACGACGAGGAGAGCATCCGCAAGGCGGCAAGCTTCGCGCTCAAAACCGCGGGCTATGATGTCATCGCCTACACCTCCGGAGTGGAATTTCTCAGGACAGCGAAGTCCGCTGAAGTAGGCTGCGTTATCTTGGATGTGCGGATGCCTGAAATGGACGGTCTCCAAGTCCAGACCACTATGGCTGCGCGTGGGATCAACATGCCGGTCATCGTCCTGACCGGCCACGGCGATGTGTCGGTAGCTGTGCAGGCTATGAAAGGCGGCGCGATTGACTTTCTCGAAAAGCCCTTCGAGAAGGCTGCCCTGCTCGAGGCCGTGAGGCGCGCTTTCGCTCGTCTCGACGATGTCGACCTTCGCGCGCTGGAATCGTCGGAAGCCGAGGTGCGGGTTGCTGCCTTGACCCCCCGCGAGCAGGAAGTGCTGGAAGGATTGGCGAACGGCTTGCCCAACAAGACGATCGCCTATGATCTGGGTTGCTCATCCCGGACGGTCGAGGTTCACCGCGCCAGCCTCATGGCCAAGCTCGAGGTCCGCAATCTCTCTGAGGCGTTGAGGATCGCCTTTGCTGCCGGGTTCGGTCGCAAGACGTGA
- a CDS encoding PAS domain S-box protein has translation MVDTRRGADEIASDVARLAPLFLRQAGGHVLTLLDPSGIVLSYNEEGERAECWPLDRVLGQPHDLFYPPDEIAARRPGADLAAALHEGTLEREAWRVCENGAEYLARLTISALFEGDTHRGFACISRDVTDEAAVRASIETREQHLQSILATVPDAMIIIDETGAITSFSAAAQRLFGYSEAELVGRNVSCLMPQPDRDRHDEYLAHYLQTGERRIIGLGRVVVGQRRDGSTFPMQLSVGEAGEEGQRLFTGFIQDLTAKEQDELRLKELQAELVHVSRLSAMGTMASTLAHELNQPLAAVALYLETIRDMLDERDDEPFVSLRSVMDDAAQETLRAGHIVRRLRDFVARGEVDKSLHELPQVIAEASQLALVGARERGIRSFFAVDPAATPVLVDRVQIQQVLVNLMLNAIEAMAECPVRDLKVATRLRPDGLIEVTVEDTGPGIADEVREQLFTAFNSTKADGMGLGLSICRTIIEAHGGRIWMERPDRGGTCFHFTLIHARAKEEHGG, from the coding sequence ATGGTCGACACGAGGCGCGGGGCGGACGAGATTGCAAGCGACGTAGCGCGGCTTGCGCCGCTGTTCCTGCGACAGGCTGGCGGCCACGTCCTGACGCTGCTCGATCCTTCCGGGATCGTGCTGAGCTATAATGAAGAAGGCGAGCGTGCCGAATGCTGGCCGCTCGATCGCGTTCTGGGACAGCCCCACGACCTGTTCTACCCGCCTGACGAGATTGCGGCGCGTCGTCCAGGCGCAGACCTGGCGGCCGCCCTTCACGAGGGCACGCTGGAGCGCGAAGCGTGGCGGGTCTGCGAGAACGGCGCGGAATATCTCGCGCGCCTGACGATCAGCGCCCTGTTCGAAGGCGACACACATCGAGGCTTCGCCTGCATCAGCCGCGATGTCACCGACGAGGCGGCGGTCCGCGCATCGATCGAGACCCGCGAGCAGCATCTGCAATCGATTCTGGCGACGGTGCCGGATGCGATGATCATCATCGACGAGACCGGCGCCATCACGTCGTTCAGCGCAGCGGCACAACGCCTGTTCGGCTACAGCGAAGCCGAGCTCGTCGGCCGCAACGTCTCCTGCCTCATGCCCCAGCCCGATCGCGACCGGCATGACGAATATCTCGCGCATTATCTGCAGACCGGCGAGCGCCGGATCATTGGCCTCGGTCGCGTCGTGGTCGGCCAGCGCCGCGACGGCTCGACCTTCCCGATGCAGTTGTCGGTCGGCGAGGCCGGTGAAGAGGGCCAGCGGCTTTTCACAGGGTTCATCCAGGATCTCACCGCCAAGGAGCAGGATGAGCTCAGGCTCAAGGAACTGCAGGCGGAGCTGGTCCATGTCTCCCGGCTGAGCGCGATGGGCACGATGGCCTCGACCCTCGCCCACGAACTCAACCAGCCGCTTGCCGCAGTCGCGCTCTATCTCGAGACGATCCGCGACATGCTCGACGAGCGGGACGACGAACCCTTCGTGTCGCTACGGTCGGTGATGGATGATGCGGCACAGGAAACGCTGCGGGCCGGCCATATCGTCCGGCGCCTGCGCGATTTCGTCGCCCGCGGCGAGGTCGACAAGAGCCTCCACGAGCTGCCGCAGGTCATCGCCGAGGCGAGCCAGCTCGCGCTGGTCGGCGCACGCGAGCGCGGCATACGCAGCTTTTTCGCGGTCGATCCCGCCGCGACGCCGGTCCTCGTCGACAGGGTGCAGATCCAGCAGGTGCTGGTCAACCTGATGCTCAATGCCATCGAGGCGATGGCGGAGTGTCCGGTTCGCGACCTCAAGGTGGCGACCAGGTTGCGCCCTGACGGGCTGATCGAGGTGACCGTGGAGGATACCGGCCCCGGCATCGCCGACGAGGTCCGCGAGCAGCTCTTCACGGCGTTCAACTCGACAAAGGCCGACGGCATGGGCCTCGGCCTCTCGATCTGCCGGACCATCATCGAAGCGCATGGCGGCCGTATCTGGATGGAGCGCCCCGACCGCGGCGGCACGTGCTTTCACTTCACGCTGATCCACGCGCGGGCGAAGGAGGAACATGGGGGATAG
- a CDS encoding copper resistance protein B, producing MIRIFPSRGIALGAALFLAPAITAPALAQDASPPSPAATPAQTATPAQHTPSAQGSQDHAGMDMPGMDMTDTKASGNGATMDMGSMQGGKAPPDARNSDDYADGYRNSTLPGYEMADKLSIPKILVDELEFASGNEGQGVGWTVLVTKGQDNDKLWLRSQGLKNSRDQRLDPESSVEALWWHSKNPFWGTLLGVRQDLGKGATTWLAAGVEGLAPYWFDVQLTGYVGTDGRLAARAKASYEVLFTNRLILTPQVETNIYSKRSRDRQLGSGFSNVELSGRLRYEVSRKFAPYIGFVWERAFDGTAGFRRLRGEGSSEHRLVIGLRAWW from the coding sequence ATGATCCGGATTTTCCCCTCGCGCGGCATCGCTCTTGGCGCTGCCCTCTTCCTGGCGCCGGCGATCACGGCTCCCGCCCTCGCGCAGGATGCCTCGCCCCCGTCGCCCGCCGCCACCCCTGCCCAAACGGCCACTCCCGCTCAGCACACCCCTTCCGCGCAAGGCTCTCAGGACCATGCGGGCATGGACATGCCGGGCATGGATATGACCGACACGAAGGCGTCCGGTAACGGCGCCACGATGGACATGGGCTCGATGCAGGGTGGCAAGGCCCCGCCGGACGCGCGCAACTCGGACGATTATGCCGACGGCTATCGCAACTCGACGCTGCCGGGCTATGAGATGGCCGACAAGCTCTCGATCCCCAAGATACTTGTCGATGAGCTCGAATTCGCCAGCGGCAACGAGGGTCAGGGCGTGGGTTGGACCGTGCTCGTCACCAAGGGTCAGGACAATGACAAGCTCTGGCTGCGCAGCCAGGGCCTCAAGAACTCCCGCGACCAACGTCTCGATCCGGAGAGCAGCGTCGAGGCGCTGTGGTGGCACAGCAAGAACCCGTTCTGGGGCACGCTGCTCGGGGTCAGGCAGGATCTCGGCAAGGGCGCGACGACATGGCTGGCCGCCGGCGTCGAGGGACTGGCGCCTTATTGGTTCGACGTCCAGCTCACCGGCTATGTAGGAACCGATGGGCGTCTCGCGGCGCGCGCCAAGGCCTCCTATGAGGTCCTGTTCACCAATCGGTTGATCCTCACACCGCAGGTAGAGACCAATATCTATTCGAAGCGGTCGAGAGATCGGCAGCTTGGCAGCGGCTTCAGCAATGTCGAGCTGAGCGGACGGTTGCGCTACGAGGTGTCGCGCAAGTTCGCGCCCTATATCGGCTTCGTCTGGGAGCGTGCGTTCGATGGCACGGCGGGCTTCCGACGCCTGCGGGGCGAGGGGTCATCCGAACACCGGCTGGTGATCGGCTTGCGCGCTTGGTGGTGA
- a CDS encoding MFS transporter, producing the protein MVIPALRRTADPLVPQGESHDGKRGQSSFIVLLLAAVSASAGQTAILAFLPTLVDPNPGGLSSAHDFHVASLTAVHPLAALVAAPLWGWIADRVDYRVMLRTALIILAMVTAPVGLVALPTLYVLRTVAGMAAAAIIPLALLSASFAAVSRGEQARRFTWLTGSVFLGDLGGPLLAEASVAIMPGAPLMIVAASIGTVAGSLCLVSLPGRCAHCLDSGDPPPPTVCATGVLLLITIAAGAGLAAMHVNLLMTRSAVSLSREQIAWMLSLCGFGMLAAQIFHARLDWLVKVPGRLAGLTLGLLAAALVAFPLASSIADMSVFILVAGWSSASLRLVTSFWISGSAAASGVRLGLQHSAASIGQALAPVALAFAAPGAQPLVLWSIAGLSLLLLVVLPLAWKRPSSGANSSGG; encoded by the coding sequence GTGGTGATACCGGCTCTCCGACGAACCGCTGACCCGCTTGTTCCCCAAGGCGAATCACACGATGGCAAGCGTGGTCAATCCTCCTTCATTGTGTTGCTGCTCGCGGCGGTGTCGGCCTCGGCAGGGCAGACGGCCATTCTCGCTTTCCTTCCGACCCTGGTCGACCCAAATCCCGGCGGGCTTTCCTCAGCGCATGATTTTCATGTCGCGAGCTTGACCGCCGTCCACCCGCTGGCAGCACTGGTGGCGGCACCGCTTTGGGGCTGGATTGCCGACCGGGTCGACTACCGCGTCATGTTGCGCACAGCGCTCATTATCCTCGCGATGGTGACTGCACCAGTTGGCCTCGTAGCTCTGCCGACTCTCTACGTTTTGCGCACGGTCGCGGGGATGGCGGCCGCCGCCATCATACCGCTTGCGCTGCTCAGTGCGAGTTTCGCCGCGGTCAGCCGTGGGGAGCAGGCGCGGCGTTTCACCTGGTTGACGGGGTCTGTATTTTTGGGAGACCTCGGCGGACCGCTTTTGGCGGAAGCCTCCGTTGCGATCATGCCCGGCGCGCCGCTCATGATCGTTGCTGCCAGCATCGGCACCGTCGCGGGGTCGCTTTGCCTTGTAAGCCTGCCAGGCCGCTGTGCGCACTGCCTCGACTCAGGAGATCCGCCGCCGCCGACAGTCTGCGCCACGGGAGTCCTATTACTCATCACGATCGCTGCGGGGGCCGGGCTTGCCGCTATGCACGTCAATCTCCTGATGACGCGCAGTGCGGTCTCGCTGAGCCGCGAGCAGATCGCCTGGATGCTCAGTCTTTGCGGATTCGGCATGCTGGCGGCGCAGATCTTTCATGCAAGGCTCGATTGGTTAGTGAAGGTTCCCGGGCGTCTTGCCGGATTGACGCTCGGTTTGCTGGCAGCGGCGCTCGTTGCCTTTCCACTCGCATCAAGCATAGCCGATATGAGCGTGTTCATCCTGGTCGCCGGTTGGAGCTCGGCGAGCCTGCGATTGGTCACAAGCTTCTGGATCAGCGGTTCTGCGGCGGCCTCAGGGGTGAGGCTTGGCCTCCAGCATTCGGCTGCCAGCATCGGGCAGGCACTGGCGCCCGTGGCGCTCGCTTTCGCCGCACCCGGCGCTCAGCCTCTCGTCCTCTGGAGCATTGCCGGCCTGTCGCTCCTGCTGCTTGTGGTCCTGCCACTAGCTTGGAAACGGCCCTCTTCAGGTGCTAATTCGTCAGGCGGATAA